The proteins below are encoded in one region of Candidatus Limnocylindria bacterium:
- a CDS encoding cyclic nucleotide-binding domain-containing protein, which translates to MPVSTEFLKKVSWFEDLDQKSLDAIANAAVEQRYQPGQEIVRQGDTGVGAFIIRSGKVDIVQDKGGKEVKLATLGPGEVFGEMALLDEFPRSASARAVEPTTALGIQRWHFRGILESHPQIALALLPILTRRIRNAEAQHAEVTARH; encoded by the coding sequence ATGCCGGTCAGCACCGAATTCCTCAAGAAAGTCTCCTGGTTCGAGGACCTCGACCAGAAGTCGCTCGACGCGATCGCGAACGCGGCCGTCGAGCAGCGCTACCAGCCGGGGCAGGAGATCGTGCGTCAGGGGGACACCGGCGTCGGAGCGTTCATCATCCGATCCGGGAAGGTCGACATCGTCCAGGACAAGGGCGGCAAAGAGGTCAAGCTCGCGACGCTCGGTCCGGGAGAGGTATTCGGCGAGATGGCGCTCCTCGATGAGTTCCCGCGCTCAGCGAGCGCGCGGGCGGTCGAGCCGACGACGGCGCTCGGCATCCAGCGCTGGCACTTCCGCGGCATCCTCGAAAGCCACCCGCAGATCGCGCTGGCGTTACTCCCGATCCTGACCCGCCGCATCCGCAACGCCGAGGCGCAGCACGCCGAGGTCACCGCTCGGCACTAG